Genomic window (Chryseobacterium bernardetii):
ATGAGGAAAAGAAAACCGAGACTGAGGTAAGTACTGACGGTGAAGTCAAGAAAAAATCCATCGGTCCCAAAATGTAGAACGACAAATAAAAGATAAAATGCATTCAGACCTAAGAACTGAATGCATTTTATCTTTCACAACGTATGCAGCAATTTAATTTGAGACGTTTCTGAAACTTACGTTTAATTATGTTTTAATAGATAGTTATATTAGGACTAAAATTCAGTTTTCTGTATGAGTTATTAAGATTATATTAGAAAGAGCTTAAACAAGAACATCTGATAGGTAAAAGAGCTTAAAAATAAATACAACGTGATGAGTAAATTGCATATATGGCTTGGGAATTTTAAATCTGAGAAAGAACTAGAAAAATATTTGGATCAGAAGGAATATTTAAGGGCATGGGCTGTTTATGATTGTGAGCCACCAACTGGAAATGAAGATGGTGAACCTAGCGAAGAATTGCGTTGTGATTTTTGTAAAGAAGTTGATTTTGATATCTATGATGAAGATGCTATGATAATGAAATATTATAATGAATCTATTGATATCAACACTGTAGCTAATGATATCCTTATTGACAAAAGAGAACTTGAAATATTGTGTAAGAAACATAAAATCAATGACTTTAACTCAGTAGTAGCATATCAGAGCAATGACTTAGCTGAAAAAGATGCCTCTGGGTCCAAAACAGTTAAGTACATTGGGAAGGTTCCACAAGTTTCGATTGAAGCAGCTACTGATGTTAAGATTCATTATTTATGGATAGGGGACCATAAAATAGATAAGAACAATATCCTTAAACAAGCTGCCATTGATAAAAAGAGTGTGGTAAAAGTGAATTACTTCCATACTGCGAAAAAAGGAAAACTTGATGAAGTTTTAATCCTTCAAATCGAGGACTATAATGTTGCTGAGAAAATGATTTTAAAAGTTGATGAATTAAACCTCCATACTGCCAATTCGATACTAGATTTAATAGTTAAAGGTGCTATTAATTTAGACGGTGAACAGATCGGCAACTTGCTAAATATGAAATATATCGGAAAGTTTGATACGGATGATCTAGCGTGAAATTCTTAGACGAGACTGTAACCTGAACTGTGTCAGAGGAATAATTCAATAAGATTATTTATATTCAATTATTCAAACGACACGGTCATGAAAGAAAAAGACCCATTCGACTTTGAACGCTTCAAGGCAGAAGCCATGCAAGGTCTTTACGAAGGTAAAAGTTTGTCTCCCAATGATGGCGTCCTAGCGCCGTTAATGAAGCATCTGTTGGAATCAATGATGGATGGAGAACTGGAAAACCATTTGAACGAAGAGAAAGCTTCGGGCAATAGCAACCGGCGAAATGGCAAGACAAAAAAGACTGTCCGAGGCCTTAACACTGGGACATTTGAACTGGAAACAGGCCGTGATAGATCCGGCACATTCGAGCCTAAGGTAGTACCTAAAAGGCAATTAATCATTACTGAACAGCTTGAGGGACACGTGCTGAGCATGTATGCCAAAGGAATGAGCACACGGGCGATAAGTGAGTTTATTCGCGAAATGTATGCTATGGAGATCTCTGCCACAGAAATATCGCGTATTACCGAAAGTGTACTTCCAGCTGTAAATGAATGGCGTAGTAGGCCTCTTGAAGCTGTTTATCCCTTTGTATTCCTGGACTGCATGCACATTAAAGTTCGCCAGAATGGAACTGTTGAATCAAGAGCTATTTATAACATACTGGGAGTTGGTATGGATGGTAGAAAAGATCTGATCGGTCTTTATAGCTCAGAAAATGAGGGAGCTAAGTTCTGGCTTTCAGTTCTTACGGATCTAAAGCAACGTGGTGTTGAAGACATCCTTATTGCTTGTATTGATGGTCTAAAAGGGTTTCCTGAGGCCATAGAAGCTATTTTTCCAAAAACAAAGATCCAGTTGTGTATTGTTCACCAAATCAGAACAAGTATGCGCTATGTAACTGAGAAAGATAAAAAGCTTGTTATGGAGGATTTAAAGCCAGTCTATAAAGCCGTGAACGAAGAAATAGGTTATGAGAACCTCTTGTCTTTCGAAGAAAAATGGGGTAAGAAATATCCGCTTGCTGCCAAATCCTGGATGGATAATTGGACCAATCTTTCTACTTTCTTTGAGTACGAGGATCAGGTTCGCAAGATTATATACACCACAAATCCGATCGAGGGAATGCACCGTCAGATACGAAAAATTATTAAGTCTAAAGGAGCTTTCAGCTCTGAACAGGCGCTCATGAAATTGATGTATTTAATTATTAAAGATATTGCAAAAAAATGGACGATGCCAATGCATAACTGGGGCTTGACCATATCCCAACTTTATATTAGATTTGGGGATAGACTCAAATTAGAAAGAGGTTTTTAAGATGCTAATCCAATGACACAGTTTGAGTTACACTCCCTCTTAGACCCTGATTTTTAGCCTTCTCTGCTGACAATTTCAACACAGGAGATTTTCTATCTAAATATTCTGACAATTCTCTATATAGTTTTCCCTTATTTATAGAGTAAGATAAGTAGCCGGGGGTATTATCTATTCCTGCAAGGATCTGTAGCTTTTTCATTTTATCTATGTCAAAACCATCAATGATATTAGGAATACTATCAATATTCTTGCGCAATTGTCTGCAAAGATTATCGATTTCTCTGGGTTCATTGGAATGTAATGCCCTGATAATATTATCGATCTGTCGGGAATTTGCCGGAAGAATAGAAAGATATTCACTCTCTGGAAAGAGAGACATAATGTTTTTGTTTACAATGGTAATGTTAGCTGGGTCGAAAACACAAAATTCAACTTTATCGCGCGAGAATCTTGAGATAATGTGGTCATAACCACGTTCTTTAAATTGTCTTAGATTATCTTCGGAGTTAAAGGCTTCCATAAACTCCATATATTCGCCCATTCCAATACTTTCATCAATAAATTCCAAAGCTTCCCCTGTATCTGAGATATTTTCCTCAAATATAATATTTACAATATCGGGTGCTTGATCCGCGAAATCAAACACTTCATTCAAATTCAATGGTTTTTTTAAATTAACATGGCACTCTAAAACTTTTTCTCCGAAGAGTTGAGCCATATTAATTTCTTGGGTGAAATGAATCCCCCGATGGCAATTATCCCAATGTGTATTCTGACCTAGATATTCCAGGGAAAATTCATTAAAGTCACTATTTGTACCATGATATAAGGTATGCGTACTAGGCTGTAAAATTGGTCTTATATCCATATTTGTTTTTTTTATTACTATGTTGTTGGATGTTTTATTATTATCCCTGATGCACTAAGTGGGCTAGCTCGGGATCATTTTTGATTCTTTCCAGTTCGTTTGCAATGATAATTGACACATCAAGTTTTATCTGACGGTAATTTGCATCAATTTCTTTTTCCATGACATCTTCACCGGTCTCAGAAAGAAAAGAACGAATCTGTGGGATGGGCTTATAATGTTTCATTTCATTTTTTACTTTTTCATTATCGACTACAATTTGACAATGAAAAATTTTCTGGTCTATCTTTTCGTCAAAATTATCTGCAACGGCACCAACAAACATACCTTGGCTTAATGTAGAGATCTTTGATGCAGGAATAAGGCTATCAAGCTGGGTGGAAATAGAGGAACTGGTATCATTTCTGTTTATGCTGATGGACTGTCTTTTTTGTACTATTTTACCAAATCTTTCTGAAAGTGTTTTTGCGGTATCTCCAACGACCTGTCCAGCGAAAATATTGCCGACAATATTTTGAATTACTTTGCTCTCTTTATCACCATAATCCCGCGTCAACATTGAGTAATCCTGGAGTCCCAGGCATACAGAAATTAAATTGGATCTGGCACTGGCTATCAGATTATCGAGGCCCCGGAAAAAAAATTGTGGCAATTCGTCTATGATTAAAGAGCACTTTAATTGCTTCTTTTTATTGATCAATCGTACTATTCTTGAATTGTATAAGCCTAGTGCTGCCGAATATATGTTCTGTCTATCTGGATTACTTCCTACACAAAGAATCTTTGGTTCATCCGGATTATTTATGTCAAGACTAAAGTCATCACCGCTCATTACCCAGTATAGTTTAGGGGATATAATTCTTGACAATGGTATTTTAGCCGACGCGATCTGACCCTGAAGCTGATCCTGTGCTCCGCCTTCCCACGCATCAAGGAAGGGACTTAGATAGTTTTCCAGTTCAGGATAACTGGTAAGGATGGTGAAAAGATCGGCGTATTTTTTGTTCAAAAGCTCAATGGCGTGTGGAAATGTACAGTATTTACCCCCTTGGTATATTTTAAGAAACCAGATAATCGATGCAAGGAGAATGATGGGGGATTCTACAAAAAAATCACCTTGTTTCTGAATCCATGTTCTGTTTAAGTTTAACATTATGGTATATGCTGATTCGTATGCATCAGATATATCTGTCAGAAATGATGGGCTTAGAGGGTTACATCGGTGACTTCGACGTGGGTCATCAAAGTTGATCACATAGAACTTTGGCTTTACCTTGTATTTATCTGTATGTTTTAATAAATGGTTATATACGATAACAGAAAGATCATCAAACTTAAAGTCGAAGACATACATTGAAAATCCAAGTTCAATGTGTTGCTTGATATAGTTGTTTATGATTGCCCAACTTTTTCCAGATCCTGGCGTGCCAGCAACTATTGTTGCACGAAAAGGATTAACGACATTAATATACCCATCGTTCCATTTACCCTTATAGTAGAATTTTGTAGGTAGGTTAACTGAGAATTCATTTTCGATCAGACGGGTTTCCTGCATGAAACTCTCATTTTCGTTGTTAAATGGATCATCCAGTAATCTGCTTTTCAGCAATCTGCTCATCCATAATCCGGCAACCATAATTAGGATAAACCCAACGGAAGTCGTAAGCATGTAGAGTGAAGTGGAAATTTGGATAATAGGGAAATTTAAGAAGTAAAGGATTGAGCCTATGATAAGGCAAGTATTGATATTTCTCCATCTTATCTTTTCATTTTTTACTCCCTTTGTGCCCAAACAGCTTAGAGCCAATAAAATCAGGGCAAATAACTTGGTATATAGGGGATGAGAGAACAGCCCGGAGGTTCTTTGAAAATTCTTTAGTATTCGTTCCAAAACTTCAAGTGTCCATCCCTGGTCGTGAAAAAAGGAATAGCAGAACCAATAAAAATTCATTAGCACCAGTAAAATACTTACTGCGCGCATGAATGCCATAATTTTGGCCAATCCACGTAAATCGTCTTCTTGCATAATCAACTGTTTTTAGCATAGATATAGGGATGGCAATGATTATTTTCAAAGGTGGTTTTCAGAATCCTAGATTGACCGATATTTTCCGGAGTGTTGGAGTTAGTGAATTATTAAACAAGTGATTATTATTTCATATAAATAGCGAAGATCTTAATTAAAAATAACGTCTTTGTGCTGAACAGTTTGGATCGAGATTTGTAAATAAAAGAAGAAACAATTTAAAATAGAAATTATGAAAAAAGCCTTAATTATCCTTTCACTTGGAATTCTTGTGATAGGTTGTAACAATGGTCAAAAAAGTACGAGTGCTAAAAACGATTCAGTCAGCCAGCCCGAAGAAGTAGCTCAGACCCCTGATTTATTTGGCAAGGAATGGAAACTTATAGAACTTAATAATGCACCGATTAAAATTGATACCGCTTTCAAAAAAGAGCCCATGATTACTTTTAATAAGGACAATAACCAGTTAAATGGTAATGGAGGATGTAATGGATTTGGAGGAAGCTTTAAGACGGAAGGGAATGATGGTATTGAAATATCTCTGACCGGAGCAACGATGATGTCGTGTCCTAACCTTGAAGTCGAGACAAAATTTTTAGATATCTTAAAGCAAAGTAAGCATTATAGCCTAAGCGGTAATACTCTTGAATTAAAAGATAAAGATCAAAAAATAACAGCTAAATTAGAAGTTAAGTAATCAGTCCGTTAAATACCATATATATCTGAGCAATTCGTAGAGTGATCTCGAATTGCTTTTTTTTGTATGATACATAAAGACAGTTTCATGGGGTTTTTGTTTGAATGGTATAATGCTTGTAATAATTGAAAAAAGATTTAAATATCTTAATGAAACAATATATATAGATAATTGTCTAAGCTTTAATTCATCGATTACTTTATGGAAAATAAACATAAAAATCTGTTTGATCGCTTTGCGGATTGGGCAGTATGTTTCACAGGAAGTGCAGGCGCATTTGTTGGCTCTAGCATTTTAGTTATTGTATGGGCTATTACAGGGCCAATCTTTAAGTATTCTGATACGTGGCAAATGGTAATTAATACGGGAACAACCATTATTACTTTTTTAATGGTATTTCTAATACAGAAAGCACAAAATAAGGATTCAAAAGCCATCCAGATAAAGTTAAACGAATTGATCTCTGCTAATAAGGAAGCTAACAATAGGCTTGTTGATATTGAAGATCTTACAGAAGAAGAGCTCGACCGTCTTCATCAACAATATGAAAAAGTTGCTAAATCTAAAGAGGAAAAAAATCAGTCTAAAGATTTGAACTGAACAAAAACTTTGAAATAGTTTACGGTGCTATAAGAACAGCTTGTAAGCACCGGCTAGGATTTTAGAGAAATTATTTAAATAAGATGTCATAATAACGTTATTTAATGGGAAACTTGTTAATTATTTTTTAAATAGTTACAAATGTTTATAATTGCATTCGAAATTTAAATTACGTAATGAATCTGACATATTCTGAATTACAATTAATAGAAAAAGCACTGGAAGTCCAAATAACCATTTATGAAAGTTATGGTAGATATAGTAAAATCGAAAAAGCATTGGATGAATGTAGGAGCCTTTTAATTAAAATCCAAGAAAGGATGAATACTCCCTATTAGAAATTTTGTATTTCTCATTTATGCGAAAGTATAGGGCATTCTTACTATAATAAATTTTACTATCATTTTTTGTATACAGAAACATTTAATAGCATACCATATTAGTTATTTAATGTGCTAATTCCTTAGATACCTAAGTGTGCGAAGACACGGCTTGTTGTGTTTATATATTAGACTTCCAGTTAGAAAATATAATTTTTCAAAGCAGTGATTGATTGAGAAAAGTATTTAGATTTTGCAGTAAAATTCATATTATTAGGGAGAATTTCATATGTAATTTTTTTCTATGCAAGACACAATTGGCAAATATGAGGAGCATTTTGACAAACAGGTATTCAGGGTAACTTACAAGTTGAAGGATTATCAGGTAATTCTACTTAAAAAGGACCTTAAAAAAGATCTCAAGGAGATAAATATACTATTAGACGGTTTAGTTCAGAAAATGATTAAAGAGGAGGGTAAGTGGCAGTTTGAACATGGTGATGACCGCGAGCTTGCAAATGATATCTGGCGTGCTATTTCATTACGGTATCGAATTTTCTCGTAATTATTTGTTTATGTGTGCGATGCATTTGCAATCTTTGTAAAGTGTATCTAGCGGATCTGATTGCCAAATTTGTTTCGTATCAATATTTAACATAGTCAATTTTCCATTCGATCCCGCTCCTGTATCCAAATTGGTAATATTTAAAGCCGTCATTGGTTGAACAGTATCCCAATTTAGGGTAGATGTATGACCTATGTAGATGCTTTTAAAATGAGTAATCATTTCAAAGGTATCGACTTTTTTTCCTTCATCTGCATGGCTTAGGGCTTCAGTCCATAGCCTGCGATCCCAATAGTAATTTTTTTCTGACTGCTCATGGAAATCGAGGTATCGATCAAAACCAGCATGAACAAAGCATATATTTTCTAAAATATAAAAAAGCTTCTGTTTCTGAAAAAACTGCCGATGCAATGGTGGGATATCAGAAGAGTTTAATGAAGTTTTAAATCCTGATCCTTTGGAAAAGCACACCTTTGGACCATCTTTGTATTTCAGATAAGATTCTATTGTTCCTTTTCCACCATAATTCCATGATACAGGATGAAAATCAGTCTGGATAAACTCTTGGAACCATGCGTCATGGTTTCCCTTAATCGCTATCAGATTTTTAATTTTTAAAAGTTCCTCGACACATTCGTAGACTTCGTTATGGCCATCGGCTATATCACCGAGCTGAATTAAGGTATCATTTTGATAGTTAAATCCGGACCTTTGTAAACATTGTACCAACGCTTTGTAAGCTCCATGAATGTCGCCCATTACAAATTTTCTTGATTTCCTATCTTTCATTTCTAGCCTTTCACTGCTCAATTAAATATATGAAAATTTATTTTTTTATTGTTTGAATTTTCCGTTTAATCCTTAATTTAGTGTACTCCCTGTCCCTATAGGAGTTCATCAAATAAAGCAAAAAGCACCGAATGTAAGTTCGGTTCTTTTTTGTGGTAGAGATCAATTTGTCAATAAGTACTATATCGTTTCAACATCAATTACATACCTATAACGGGCTTCTTTATTTACCACTTTCTCCCAAGCCTCGTTTACTTCTTCAGCTTTGATAATCTGGATTTGCGGATAGATTTTGTTTTCTGCACAATAGTCCATTACCTCCTGTGTTTCGGGAATACCGCCAATGAGCGAAGAATTATAATTCACACGGTCAAACATAAACTTGCCGTTATCAACGGTAAATAAGCCTCCAATTGGTTGTCCAACCTGCGTAAAGAAACCATAAGGCTTCACACAAGCGGCATAGCTTGAAAGGTCAAAAGCATAGGGAATAGTGGAAAGCATATAATCCAGCTTACCCAGATAAGGTTGTAATTTATCAATGCTGTCCACTACGATAACTTCTTTTGCTCCGAAACCTTTAATATCGTTTACTTTGGATGGCGATGTGGTAAATGCGTACACTTCCGCACCTTTTGAAACTGCTAATTTGATAGCTATATGTCCTAAACCGCCAATACCTGCAATACCTACCTTATCGCCTTTTTTGAATTTGGCTCTCATCAGTGGCGAATAGGTGGTAATCCCTGCGCAAAGCAACGGTGCTGCATATTGCAGGTGTATATTATCAGGAATTTTGATGGCAAAATGTTCTGTCACCACGATATTATCGGCATAGCCTCCCTGTGTTATCCCAGTGGGCGATGATTTTTCGGGTACGCCGTATGTACCTACCATTCCGGTAGTTTCACAATGGTGTTCTTCTCCTTTTTTACAGCTATCGCAGTGCATACAGCTATCTACCATACAGCCTACGCCCGCTTTGTCGCCAACTTTGAATTTGGTCACGTTTTTACCGACTGCGCTAACTATACCCGCTATTTCGTGTCCAGGCACTTGTGGGTACTGCTGTTTTCCCCAATGTCCTCTGATAGTATGAATATCAGAATGGCAGACACCGGAGTATTTGATTTCAATTAGAATATCGTTGTCGCCAACTGGTCTGCGCTCAAAGCTCCATAATTCCAGTTTCCCTTTTTCGCCTTTTCCGGCGTATCCTTTTGATTTTATATTCTTACTCATAATTTTGGATTTATCTGTTTGTGAAAAAATGTGTAAAGGGCTTGCAAGCATTATGCCTGCACTCGCCAACGCCGTTTGCTGAATAAATTTTCTTCTCGATGGTTGTTTGTTATTTTCTTCCATAGCAAAAACGATTTGATGGTTATAATTCTTTCGAGGTTATTTTTATTGTAGCTGCCTTTGCCTGTTTATTAATCATTGCATTGAGGTAGGGGCTGTTACCATATTTTTTGCGATAGGCTTCATCAATTTGCTCATTGATGTTGCCATTTACCGTTTCAAATAAAACGTCCTTAATCATTCCTGCGGCGTGAATACGACCTGCTTTCTGTTCGATGGCGGATTGATACCAACGTGAATTTTGCCCGTTATAGGCACGAACGTATAGGTCATTGTCCACTACCACTGACCAAATCCAGGTAGGCGTACCATAAGTAACGCCGTCAGCCCGAAATGGGGCAATTTTCAGGTCGTCTGCCCTGACTATACTTTGTAATTCTTCGGGTGAGAATTGATAACCTGTATTACTCATATCCTACTTCAATTTTTTAAAAATCTCTACCATAGCCTCTTTATCAGGACTGCTCATATCTACCAGTTTTAATGATTTTATCATTTTAAGGGTAGTGGTCTTATAGTGCTGAAAGTGGGGCGTTTGCAAATGGGATTGATACGCTTCCTTGTTGGCGTACATTTCCACAATCCTTACCTGCGTGGGGTTCTCCTGTTGATACATTGGGAAGATGGCAATCACACCCGGCTCTTTTTTTACGGAAGCCGATGCCTCTTCTTTCAGGATGGCGTTGTATTCGTCCAGATATTCAGGCAGGATTTCTACTTCAGAAATGCGTACCATTATATCCGGTTCCACAACGGGAACGATTGATGTTGAAATTGATTTTCTTACCGAGTTTGCCTGCGTCCTGCTGATATGTTTTTCTATCAATCCGGCAATCTGTTCCAATTGGCTGTTTGTGATACCTGTGTTAACGCCCATACTTATATGGGATTTTAACTGGCTTTCCACTCCGGGCATTGCAGCCAGTGCAGAAATAGTTACCAATTCCCTTTGCTGAAAGCTAAGGACATCACTTACGAAAATATCGGCAAACAGATGTTCTTTCAGAAAGGCATCAATACGAGGGGCAAACGCTCCAAAACCCGGTGCGGGTTTAGCCTGCTTTGTTTTGGTCAAAGTTTCCAAGACTTTTCTGCCCTGCTCGTATTTATCGGTAACATTGTTCTCAACTACAATCTTCTTTCCATCCCTATCTTTTATGCCCTTTGTCTTCCTCTCATCCAAAACGGTCTGAAATATACCGAGTGCATTTAAACTTCTCGGAAAACCACAGTAGGCATAGAGCTGTACCAAAGCTTCTTTGATTTCGTTGATTGTAACTCCTGCATCCAATGCTGCACTTAATTGGGGTTTCAGGTTTTCCAA
Coding sequences:
- a CDS encoding carboxymuconolactone decarboxylase family protein — its product is MDRSKIVKWILFFVLTLNVHTMNAQNNADSLNAQQQSMVTISALTAAGDLENLKPQLSAALDAGVTINEIKEALVQLYAYCGFPRSLNALGIFQTVLDERKTKGIKDRDGKKIVVENNVTDKYEQGRKVLETLTKTKQAKPAPGFGAFAPRIDAFLKEHLFADIFVSDVLSFQQRELVTISALAAMPGVESQLKSHISMGVNTGITNSQLEQIAGLIEKHISRTQANSVRKSISTSIVPVVEPDIMVRISEVEILPEYLDEYNAILKEEASASVKKEPGVIAIFPMYQQENPTQVRIVEMYANKEAYQSHLQTPHFQHYKTTTLKMIKSLKLVDMSSPDKEAMVEIFKKLK
- a CDS encoding metallophosphoesterase translates to MKDRKSRKFVMGDIHGAYKALVQCLQRSGFNYQNDTLIQLGDIADGHNEVYECVEELLKIKNLIAIKGNHDAWFQEFIQTDFHPVSWNYGGKGTIESYLKYKDGPKVCFSKGSGFKTSLNSSDIPPLHRQFFQKQKLFYILENICFVHAGFDRYLDFHEQSEKNYYWDRRLWTEALSHADEGKKVDTFEMITHFKSIYIGHTSTLNWDTVQPMTALNITNLDTGAGSNGKLTMLNIDTKQIWQSDPLDTLYKDCKCIAHINK
- a CDS encoding META domain-containing protein, with the protein product MKKALIILSLGILVIGCNNGQKSTSAKNDSVSQPEEVAQTPDLFGKEWKLIELNNAPIKIDTAFKKEPMITFNKDNNQLNGNGGCNGFGGSFKTEGNDGIEISLTGATMMSCPNLEVETKFLDILKQSKHYSLSGNTLELKDKDQKITAKLEVK
- a CDS encoding immunity 22 family protein, giving the protein MSKLHIWLGNFKSEKELEKYLDQKEYLRAWAVYDCEPPTGNEDGEPSEELRCDFCKEVDFDIYDEDAMIMKYYNESIDINTVANDILIDKRELEILCKKHKINDFNSVVAYQSNDLAEKDASGSKTVKYIGKVPQVSIEAATDVKIHYLWIGDHKIDKNNILKQAAIDKKSVVKVNYFHTAKKGKLDEVLILQIEDYNVAEKMILKVDELNLHTANSILDLIVKGAINLDGEQIGNLLNMKYIGKFDTDDLA
- a CDS encoding ADP-ribosyltransferase-containing protein, which codes for MDIRPILQPSTHTLYHGTNSDFNEFSLEYLGQNTHWDNCHRGIHFTQEINMAQLFGEKVLECHVNLKKPLNLNEVFDFADQAPDIVNIIFEENISDTGEALEFIDESIGMGEYMEFMEAFNSEDNLRQFKERGYDHIISRFSRDKVEFCVFDPANITIVNKNIMSLFPESEYLSILPANSRQIDNIIRALHSNEPREIDNLCRQLRKNIDSIPNIIDGFDIDKMKKLQILAGIDNTPGYLSYSINKGKLYRELSEYLDRKSPVLKLSAEKAKNQGLRGSVTQTVSLD
- the mobC gene encoding conjugal transfer protein MobC, producing the protein MMQEDDLRGLAKIMAFMRAVSILLVLMNFYWFCYSFFHDQGWTLEVLERILKNFQRTSGLFSHPLYTKLFALILLALSCLGTKGVKNEKIRWRNINTCLIIGSILYFLNFPIIQISTSLYMLTTSVGFILIMVAGLWMSRLLKSRLLDDPFNNENESFMQETRLIENEFSVNLPTKFYYKGKWNDGYINVVNPFRATIVAGTPGSGKSWAIINNYIKQHIELGFSMYVFDFKFDDLSVIVYNHLLKHTDKYKVKPKFYVINFDDPRRSHRCNPLSPSFLTDISDAYESAYTIMLNLNRTWIQKQGDFFVESPIILLASIIWFLKIYQGGKYCTFPHAIELLNKKYADLFTILTSYPELENYLSPFLDAWEGGAQDQLQGQIASAKIPLSRIISPKLYWVMSGDDFSLDINNPDEPKILCVGSNPDRQNIYSAALGLYNSRIVRLINKKKQLKCSLIIDELPQFFFRGLDNLIASARSNLISVCLGLQDYSMLTRDYGDKESKVIQNIVGNIFAGQVVGDTAKTLSERFGKIVQKRQSISINRNDTSSSISTQLDSLIPASKISTLSQGMFVGAVADNFDEKIDQKIFHCQIVVDNEKVKNEMKHYKPIPQIRSFLSETGEDVMEKEIDANYRQIKLDVSIIIANELERIKNDPELAHLVHQG
- a CDS encoding IS256 family transposase, which translates into the protein MKEKDPFDFERFKAEAMQGLYEGKSLSPNDGVLAPLMKHLLESMMDGELENHLNEEKASGNSNRRNGKTKKTVRGLNTGTFELETGRDRSGTFEPKVVPKRQLIITEQLEGHVLSMYAKGMSTRAISEFIREMYAMEISATEISRITESVLPAVNEWRSRPLEAVYPFVFLDCMHIKVRQNGTVESRAIYNILGVGMDGRKDLIGLYSSENEGAKFWLSVLTDLKQRGVEDILIACIDGLKGFPEAIEAIFPKTKIQLCIVHQIRTSMRYVTEKDKKLVMEDLKPVYKAVNEEIGYENLLSFEEKWGKKYPLAAKSWMDNWTNLSTFFEYEDQVRKIIYTTNPIEGMHRQIRKIIKSKGAFSSEQALMKLMYLIIKDIAKKWTMPMHNWGLTISQLYIRFGDRLKLERGF
- a CDS encoding NAD(P)-dependent alcohol dehydrogenase, whose product is MSKNIKSKGYAGKGEKGKLELWSFERRPVGDNDILIEIKYSGVCHSDIHTIRGHWGKQQYPQVPGHEIAGIVSAVGKNVTKFKVGDKAGVGCMVDSCMHCDSCKKGEEHHCETTGMVGTYGVPEKSSPTGITQGGYADNIVVTEHFAIKIPDNIHLQYAAPLLCAGITTYSPLMRAKFKKGDKVGIAGIGGLGHIAIKLAVSKGAEVYAFTTSPSKVNDIKGFGAKEVIVVDSIDKLQPYLGKLDYMLSTIPYAFDLSSYAACVKPYGFFTQVGQPIGGLFTVDNGKFMFDRVNYNSSLIGGIPETQEVMDYCAENKIYPQIQIIKAEEVNEAWEKVVNKEARYRYVIDVETI
- a CDS encoding low affinity iron permease family protein; this encodes MENKHKNLFDRFADWAVCFTGSAGAFVGSSILVIVWAITGPIFKYSDTWQMVINTGTTIITFLMVFLIQKAQNKDSKAIQIKLNELISANKEANNRLVDIEDLTEEELDRLHQQYEKVAKSKEEKNQSKDLN
- a CDS encoding DUF2255 family protein, with product MSNTGYQFSPEELQSIVRADDLKIAPFRADGVTYGTPTWIWSVVVDNDLYVRAYNGQNSRWYQSAIEQKAGRIHAAGMIKDVLFETVNGNINEQIDEAYRKKYGNSPYLNAMINKQAKAATIKITSKEL